Proteins found in one Bremerella volcania genomic segment:
- a CDS encoding DUF1257 domain-containing protein has translation MSHVVQVKTRVKDVAALGLATQRLQLAEPTYGTANFFDGSATGWRVSLPGWRYDAVFDVESGKVDFDDYGGRWGERAELNRLIQAYGVEKAKLEARKKGYSTSERQLEDGSIRLSIQVGGTA, from the coding sequence ATGTCACATGTTGTCCAGGTAAAAACCCGAGTCAAAGACGTTGCCGCATTGGGACTCGCCACCCAGCGTCTGCAACTGGCAGAACCAACCTATGGCACTGCTAACTTCTTCGATGGTTCCGCGACGGGATGGCGCGTGTCACTTCCCGGGTGGCGTTACGACGCCGTATTCGATGTTGAGAGTGGAAAAGTTGATTTTGACGACTACGGAGGTCGCTGGGGTGAGCGAGCGGAATTGAACCGGTTGATCCAGGCGTATGGCGTCGAAAAAGCAAAGCTAGAAGCTCGTAAAAAGGGGTACTCAACTTCGGAGCGGCAGCTAGAAGATGGAAGCATCCGACTGTCAATTCAGGTAGGAGGTACAGCATGA
- a CDS encoding DUF2997 domain-containing protein, whose protein sequence is MRTIEITFNSEGDSKIETLGFVGRTCRDASAFLEEAIGERTETLVKPEFYSQTITSHQQQQSN, encoded by the coding sequence ATGAGAACAATCGAGATCACATTCAATTCTGAAGGTGATTCCAAGATCGAAACACTTGGATTCGTGGGACGCACATGCCGGGATGCAAGCGCGTTCCTGGAAGAAGCCATCGGAGAGCGTACCGAAACTCTCGTCAAGCCAGAGTTTTACTCTCAAACGATAACGTCCCATCAACAGCAACAATCGAACTGA
- a CDS encoding AAA family ATPase, with product MSLTEQLSEHVEACFTGIWLQSHEPDEVLTEIGRLCRQQDWRLSTWNINQGIRGTEAGSGIVATDPLGVIQAIPSLAVPGGTSIVVLSNFHFFVRGAEVVQALSDQVLLGKRDRTFVIILSPVCEIPVELEKMFVQIEHSLPQRDQLAEIAREVAVEEGELPESEAFEEVLDAASGLTCYQAESAFSLSIVQEGRLTPETLWAQKGRELKKLAGLSLHRGQEDFNSLGGLDALKRFTKRILEQADRGDPLRQPRGVLLLSPPGAGKSQFCRCLGRETNRPTLILDIGSLFGSLLGETERRIRQALQAIDAMGPSVVMLDEIEKSFSGVGGNGQSDSGVAARAFGTFLTWMNDRSSNSFVVCTSNSIERLPPEFARSERFDAVFFVDLPNREEKDRIWQLYKEMFQIDGDQPLPDDRDWTGAEIKSACRLACLLRVSLSEAAQYVVPVAKTSAESIRKLREFASGRCLSASQDGIYHFEESSPRRRSANPQLN from the coding sequence ATGTCGCTTACGGAACAATTGTCGGAGCACGTCGAGGCATGCTTCACGGGGATATGGCTTCAAAGCCATGAACCTGATGAAGTCTTAACGGAAATTGGCCGGCTTTGTCGACAGCAGGATTGGAGGTTGTCGACATGGAATATCAATCAAGGTATCAGGGGAACTGAAGCTGGCTCAGGTATTGTCGCCACGGATCCACTAGGAGTGATCCAGGCGATCCCATCGCTGGCAGTGCCAGGAGGGACGTCGATCGTTGTCTTGTCGAACTTTCATTTCTTCGTTCGAGGGGCAGAAGTTGTCCAGGCTCTTTCGGATCAAGTTTTGCTGGGAAAACGAGATCGCACGTTTGTCATAATACTTTCCCCAGTTTGTGAGATTCCAGTCGAGTTGGAGAAGATGTTCGTCCAGATCGAGCATTCCCTACCTCAACGTGATCAATTGGCTGAAATTGCTCGTGAGGTCGCCGTAGAGGAAGGGGAACTACCTGAAAGTGAAGCATTCGAAGAGGTATTAGATGCCGCATCCGGTCTGACGTGTTATCAAGCTGAATCAGCGTTCAGTCTGTCGATCGTGCAGGAAGGAAGGCTGACGCCTGAGACTCTCTGGGCACAAAAAGGTCGGGAACTTAAAAAGTTGGCTGGACTGTCGCTACATCGAGGGCAGGAAGACTTCAATTCGTTGGGAGGTCTCGATGCTCTGAAACGATTCACGAAAAGAATCTTGGAGCAGGCTGATCGAGGAGACCCATTACGCCAGCCACGGGGCGTCTTGCTTTTGTCGCCGCCTGGAGCTGGAAAGAGTCAGTTTTGTCGATGCCTCGGCAGGGAAACAAACCGCCCAACTCTGATCTTAGATATTGGTAGTTTGTTCGGCTCGCTACTCGGAGAAACCGAACGAAGAATCCGGCAGGCCTTGCAGGCGATTGATGCCATGGGGCCAAGCGTTGTCATGCTTGATGAAATTGAAAAGAGCTTCTCCGGGGTAGGGGGGAATGGCCAGAGTGACTCGGGCGTAGCCGCAAGGGCGTTTGGGACATTCCTGACGTGGATGAACGATCGCTCATCAAACAGTTTCGTGGTTTGCACTAGCAATTCGATCGAACGACTGCCACCGGAGTTTGCGCGATCGGAGCGATTCGATGCAGTATTCTTTGTCGACTTACCGAATCGAGAGGAGAAAGATCGCATCTGGCAACTTTACAAGGAGATGTTTCAAATTGATGGCGATCAACCCTTGCCAGATGACCGAGATTGGACCGGTGCCGAAATCAAATCGGCTTGTCGCCTGGCCTGCCTATTGCGCGTATCGCTCTCGGAAGCTGCTCAATACGTCGTCCCCGTGGCAAAAACGTCAGCCGAGTCGATACGGAAATTGAGAGAATTTGCCAGTGGTCGATGTCTTAGTGCCAGCCAGGATGGTATCTACCACTTCGAAGAATCCTCTCCGCGGAGGCGTTCTGCAAACCCACAGTTGAATTAG
- a CDS encoding sulfatase family protein: MTKLNLIIGLVLTVLVSSASAAPGRSKQPNIILIMPDDVGVGNVSILNADTPYPASVRETNTIHLNELALRGITCDQGYSAGNMCWPSRGALLTGSYPQRWNSRVQVPKSVPRLPRTLQELGYHTGIVGKWHNGAEKGNFPPTDWGFDEHFVTYTSHDYYETKAGPGLQWETMQQWRATQKDHATRPFAHRYAPLLDSRLSDDENEQFVTKFGYLTSAFNRRAVEFIEDNKDRPFFLYLPHSARHVPTQRPPERYMRRFKEPGMEHVSTAMIDVVDEGIGQIQEKLRELELLDNTIIIFVGDNGGPHWATKYLRGNKGESYEGGIRIPFLVTWPAEFPQGKRLDAPICHVDIAPSLISAAGGTPPEAMDGRNLLDLLKGTEAARENDTLYWDNAIRKDQHDGGKVIHQWKVVLDKSGRQPQLFDLLSDPSESVNVAAKYPTIVSNLLKGRSHWLERVRK, encoded by the coding sequence GCCTCGGCAGCTCCGGGGCGATCGAAGCAGCCCAATATTATCTTGATCATGCCCGATGACGTGGGGGTTGGTAATGTAAGCATCCTGAACGCCGACACGCCGTATCCTGCAAGTGTACGGGAGACGAACACAATCCACTTGAATGAACTGGCTTTGAGAGGAATTACATGTGACCAAGGCTATTCAGCCGGCAACATGTGTTGGCCATCGCGTGGAGCACTTCTAACGGGAAGTTATCCACAACGCTGGAACTCACGAGTCCAAGTGCCCAAGTCGGTACCTCGACTACCGAGAACACTTCAGGAGTTAGGGTATCATACCGGCATCGTAGGCAAGTGGCACAACGGTGCCGAGAAAGGCAATTTCCCACCAACCGATTGGGGTTTTGATGAGCACTTCGTAACGTACACATCTCATGACTATTACGAAACAAAAGCGGGGCCAGGCTTACAATGGGAGACCATGCAGCAGTGGCGAGCGACCCAAAAAGACCACGCGACTCGCCCGTTTGCCCATCGCTACGCACCTCTTCTCGATTCCAGGTTGTCTGACGACGAAAATGAGCAGTTCGTCACCAAATTCGGGTATCTAACTTCCGCCTTCAATCGTCGCGCTGTGGAGTTTATTGAAGACAACAAGGATCGCCCCTTTTTTCTCTATCTGCCTCATAGTGCCCGCCATGTACCCACGCAACGCCCACCCGAAAGATACATGAGGCGTTTCAAAGAACCTGGGATGGAGCACGTTAGCACGGCAATGATCGATGTCGTTGATGAAGGCATCGGTCAGATCCAAGAGAAACTTCGGGAACTCGAGTTACTCGATAACACGATCATCATTTTCGTTGGGGACAACGGAGGGCCTCATTGGGCAACGAAATACCTTCGCGGAAACAAAGGCGAAAGCTACGAAGGCGGAATTCGAATTCCCTTCCTAGTTACCTGGCCTGCAGAATTTCCGCAAGGAAAACGCTTAGATGCTCCAATCTGCCATGTCGACATTGCACCCTCCCTAATATCCGCAGCGGGGGGAACACCACCTGAAGCAATGGACGGTCGAAACTTACTGGATCTTCTCAAAGGCACGGAAGCCGCAAGAGAGAATGACACCTTGTACTGGGACAATGCCATCCGCAAGGACCAGCATGACGGTGGAAAAGTGATACATCAATGGAAAGTTGTCTTGGACAAGAGTGGAAGGCAACCGCAGCTTTTTGACTTGCTGTCTGATCCAAGTGAGTCCGTTAACGTTGCGGCAAAGTACCCGACAATTGTCTCTAACCTTTTAAAGGGACGAAGCCATTGGCTTGAAAGAGTCAGGAAGTAG